ATGTCGGTGCTCACGCTGGTCATCGTGGCGCTCACGTTATTCCCAGGATGGACGCTTTCTCACCTGGTTGAACCTGCCGCCAAAGCCCTGGTGGACCAGGCAGGCTACATTTCCGCTATCATGGGAGGTGGTCTGTAATGTGGGAAAAGGTCTATTCGGGTTTTGGCTACTGGGACGTATACATCTGGCTCTTCTTCTTCGTGATCTGCGCGGTCATCATCCTCTTGATCAGGTCCTTGGGCCGCAGCGATTACAAGGAAGGTACCGAGCAGGATGAAATATTCTACGGAAGCAACATTGTGCCCGAGGACGGTGCCGATATGGGGGTTCCCGCCGCCTCGGCCTACTGGGGATTCGTGGAGGCCCTCAAACCCTACTACGAATGGCTTATCGAACTTCACACCGGTATCGCGAGCGAATACGTCGGCTACTTCATGCTTACCATGGCCGTCGTAGCGGTGCTGGTCCTTCTTTAAGGGGGTGGGACAATGAAACTGGAACGCTACCTCGACATACTAACTAAATCCATCTGGGTCTTTCACTGCAACAGCGGATCCTGCAATGGATGCGACATCGAGATCGTGGCGACCATTACCCCCAGGTATGACATTGAGCGCTTTG
The Thermovirga sp. DNA segment above includes these coding regions:
- a CDS encoding hydrogenase; protein product: MWEKVYSGFGYWDVYIWLFFFVICAVIILLIRSLGRSDYKEGTEQDEIFYGSNIVPEDGADMGVPAASAYWGFVEALKPYYEWLIELHTGIASEYVGYFMLTMAVVAVLVLL